ATGTCTTTTCCCTCACTTAATGTTCAATCTCTCATATATTCTTTCACGATTCCACCTGACTTTGCAGGAATTCTCTACCAGATATGCAGTCCATGCAGCACTGCCAGTGCGACAATGACAACCATGACAGTCTGTCCCAGCTTCTTCGGCTTGCGGAGTCTGAAATTTGTGATAAACAAAAGTCCGATGATCAGTACAAGCGCATGCAAGGCAATGATAAAATCTTTGCCAAGTATCGGACGGAACACATATAAAATAGGAAGTGCAACTGCCATAGAAGTAATCGGAAGTCCTTGATAACATTCCCTGTTTTCCGTAGTCTCTTCCTGACGGATTTCTTCAGACACATTATACCATGCCAGACGGATCAGTCCTGCCAGCACATAGAACATCAGAATCGTAACTCCGATACCATGGTTCATTCCCATACGATATG
The sequence above is drawn from the Dorea formicigenerans genome and encodes:
- a CDS encoding CDP-alcohol phosphatidyltransferase family protein, which gives rise to MMLGVYDYTVVLTYVSVLISMGGMLFSVNGYPRMAIVCLALSGFCDMFDGKIARTKKNRTEVEKKFGIQIDSLADIICFGVGPSLIAYRMGMNHGIGVTILMFYVLAGLIRLAWYNVSEEIRQEETTENRECYQGLPITSMAVALPILYVFRPILGKDFIIALHALVLIIGLLFITNFRLRKPKKLGQTVMVVIVALAVLHGLHIW